Proteins encoded within one genomic window of Haematobia irritans isolate KBUSLIRL chromosome 5, ASM5000362v1, whole genome shotgun sequence:
- the RpL18A gene encoding ribosomal protein L18A, translated as MKAKGQLKEYEVIGRKLPSEKEPQTPLYKMRIFAPDNIVAKSRFWYFLRQLKKFKKTTGEIVNLKQVYETSPTKIKNFGIWLRYDSRSGTHNMYREYRDLTVGGAVTQCYRDMGARHRARAHSIQIIKVEAIAASKTRRVHVKQFHDSKIKFPLVQRVHHKGNRKLFSYRKPRTYFL; from the exons ATGAAAGCCAAGGGACAG TTGAAGGAATACGAGGTCATCGGCCGCAAGTTGCCCTCTGAAAAGGAGCCTCAAACTCCTTTGTACAAAATGAGAATCTTTGCCCCCGACAACATTGTTGCCAAATCCCGTTTCTGGTACTTCTTGCGCCAATTGAAGAAGTTCAAGAAGACCACCGGTGAAATTGTCAACTTGAAACAGGTGTACGAAACCTCCCCCACCAAAATCAAGAATTTTGGCATCTGGTTGCGTTACGATTCCCGTTCTGGTACACACAACATGTACCGTGAATACCGTGACTTGACTGTTGGTGGTGCTGTCACCCAATGCTATCGCGATATGGGTGCCCGTCATCGTGCTCGTGCCCACTCCATCCAAATCATTAAGGTTGAAGCTATTGCTGCTAGCAAGACCCGCCGTGTACATGTCAAACAATTCCACGATTCCAAGATCAAATTCCCCTTGGTACAACGTGTCCACCACAAAGGCAACAGGAAGTTGTTCTCCTACAGAAAACCAAGAACCTACTTCTTGTAA
- the san gene encoding putative N-acetyltransferase san has translation MTRASIELGDVTPHNIKQLKKLNTVVFPVSYNDKFYVDVLEAGELAKLAYYNDIVVGAVCCRVDVSENQRRLYIMTLGCLSPYRRLGIGTVMFQHILNYVEKDGNFDSIFLHVQVNNESAIEFYKKFGFEIVETKEHYYRRIEPADAHVLQKTLRKTAPETSQTSNAQCNGQTDKREKKA, from the exons ATGACCAG GGCTAGCATTGAATTGGGCGATGTTACTCCCCATAatatcaaacaattgaaaaaactcAACACGGTGGTATTTCCTGTTTCCTACAATGACAAATTCTATGTGGACGTATTGGAAGCCGGTGAATTAGCGAAATTAGCTTACTACAATGACATAGTGGTGGGAGCAGTTTGTTGTCGCGTGGACGTTTCGGAAAATCAAAGACGATTATATATCATGACATTGGGATGTCTATCGCCATATCGTAGATTGGGCATAGGTACGGTAATGTTCCAGCATATATTGAACTATGTTGAGAAGGATGGTAATTTCGATAGCATATTTTT GCATGTCCAAGTAAATAATGAAAGTGCTattgaattttacaaaaaatttggatttgAGATTGTCGAGACCAAAGAACATTACTATAGACGTATTGAACCAGCTGATGCCCATGTTTTACAAAAAACTCTGCGTAAAACAGCTCCTGAGACAAGTCAAACATCCAATGCTCAGTGTAATGGTCAAACGGACAAGCGTGAGAAAAAAGCTTAA
- the LOC142240867 gene encoding uncharacterized protein LOC142240867: protein MNTEKGKGASGENNAPSSTTTDNKNNNNNPPSSTTMNNRNNQGTTGGAKCMRPGPITRNGYLNFLREYRQKHCGLSAKETIRRGAGEWRKLSEEEKNKYTRMGCGIPSRQREPMGARSSLRSDPMTGRSKSRSRSRSVKTPVIGSTIARRSRRRKPTAVSAARSDRSAGSRSRDTQKSRSRSRRSSTVRSTVARRSRRRKRSVSAARSGRSAGSRSRDSQKSRNRSRVSAISKSRRSSTIRNKSTSSRRSRKLPVIGSSTALSKRTRRAKRRSASSARRTANVSKRSMSRGAVTNKTSPKSTSSKRATTGSSRTRSRRIMVCSR from the exons ATGAATACCGAAAAGGGTAAAGGCGCTTCTGGGGAGAATAATGCCCCATCCTCAACTACAACggataataaaaacaacaacaataatcccCCATCCTCTACTACAATGAACAATAGAAACAACCAGGGCACCACTGGCGGTGCCAAATGTATGCGCCCTGGTCCAATAACCAGAAATGGATATTTGAACTTTTTGCGCGAATATCGTCAAAAACATTGCGGTCTTAGTGCTAAAGAGACAATACGTCGGGGCGCTGGCGAATGGAGGAAATTGTCGGAGgaagagaaaaataaatatacaaggatg GGTTGTGGAATTCCAAGTCGACAAAGAGAGCCTATGGGAGCACGTTCGTCTTTACGCTCTGATCCGATGACAGGACGAAGCAAATCCCGCTCCCGTAGCCGTTCTGTTAAAACGCCGGTAATTGGAAGTACCATTGCGAGACGTTCCAGAAGACGCAAACCGACGGCCGTATCAGCCGCACGTTCTGATAGGAGTGCTGGTTCTCGATCCCGTGATACCCAAAAATCTAGGAGTCGCTCCCGACGTTCTTCTACAGTACGAAGTACCGTTGCGAGACGTTCCAGAAGACGCAAACGGAGCGTATCAGCCGCACGTTCTGGTAGGAGTGCTGGTTCTCGATCCCGTGATTCCCAAAAATCGCGGAATCGCTCCCGTGTTTCTGCAATAAGCAAGAGCCGACGTTCTTCTACAATACGAAATAAATCGACAAGCAGTCGGAGATCCAGGAAGTTACCGGTTATTGGTAGCTCAACCGCACTCTCAAAACGCACTAGACGAGCAAAGCGCAGATCAGCTAGTTCAGCTCGGCGCACTGCTAATGTAAGCAAACGCTCTATGTCCCGTGGAGCAGTCACCAATAAGACATCTCCGAAATCAACATCGTCCAAAAGAGCAACTACTGGAAGCTCTCGAACCCGCTCTAGACGTATTATGGTGTGTTCCAGATAA